In one Culex quinquefasciatus strain JHB chromosome 2, VPISU_Cqui_1.0_pri_paternal, whole genome shotgun sequence genomic region, the following are encoded:
- the LOC119767432 gene encoding uncharacterized protein LOC119767432, whose protein sequence is MHTNSDTKETKMITKKQDCASPEALHFSLIKNIYLGYRRSYRNSRPQTLISPRRSFGRMNFDGELAISVSFSKEDEVIVNYPFMYTLTTNHSICVRRNRFFAQQKRCALRFGGAQIIN, encoded by the exons atgcacacaaacagcgacacaaaagagacgaaaatgatcacgaaaaaacaggactgcgcgtccccagaagcactgcacttttccCTGATCAAAAACATCTACCTGGGATACCGAAGAAGTTaccg CAACTCCCGCCCGCAAACGCTCATCTCGCCACGGCGCAGCTTCGGTCGGATGAATTTTGACGGCGAGTTGGCAATATCTGTATCATTCTCGAAGGAGGACGAAGTAATCGTGAACTATCCGTTCATGTACACGCTTACGACAAACCACTCAATTTGTGTacggcgcaacagattttttgcgcaacagaagagatgcgcacttcggtttggtggtgcgcagataataaattga
- the LOC119767990 gene encoding malate dehydrogenase, mitochondrial-like, whose amino-acid sequence MCQCVPPSRIRLTQRSRLPATLCPRLQFWTQSACWPFPCWSRPTRGQHSGLFRSDITKATYFSTPLLLGKNGLEKNLGLPKVNANEKELLKKAIQELKKNIQKGEELVKKK is encoded by the coding sequence ATGTGCCAATGCGTGCCCCCATCTCGAATCCGGTTAACTCAACGGTCCCGATTGCCTGCGACACTCTGCCCAAGGCTGCAGTTTTGGACCCAAAGCGCGTGTTGGCCATTTCCATGCTGGAGTCGACCCACAAGAGGTCAACATTCCGGTCTTTTCCGCTCGGATATTACCAAGGCCACTTACTTCTCCACGCCGCTGCTGCTGGGCAAGAACGGTCTCGAGAAGAACCTTGGTCTGCCCAAGGTGAACGCCAACGAGAAGGAGCTGCTCAAGAAGGCCATTCAGGAGCTGAAGAAAAACATCCAGAAGGGCGAGGAGTTGGTCAAGAAGAAGTGA
- the LOC6046469 gene encoding pyruvate dehydrogenase (acetyl-transferring) kinase, mitochondrial: MRLFPVRMSSINKMLDFYSQFNPSPLSIKQFIDFGLNACPTKSYVFLRKELPVRLANIMKEITLLPESLLRMPSVGLVSAWYVKSFEEVLAFEKTEPSGDNLEKFCQSLIKIRERHSDVVQTMAQGILELKESRNGHIEPSTELSMQYFLDRLYMSRISIRMLINQHTILFGEIPQSGRHVGCIDPLCDPHMVVRDAYENARFMCDQYYLASPELEVIEHNDQEHGKPIKIVYVPSHLYHMLFELFKNSMRAVMEYHGAQDEIPPLQVTIVKGKEDICVKMSDRGGGIPRSQVGQLFKYMYSTAPQPPKSKSDLPLVPLAGYGYGLPISRLYARYFHGDLALFSCEGYGSDAVIYLKALSDEANELLPIFNKTSSRFYKATVPTGDWSNQVKPKKVKPIVI; the protein is encoded by the exons ATGCGGCTGTTTCCTGTGCGAATGTCCAGcattaacaaaatgttggacTTTTACTCACAATTCAACCCATCACCTTTAAGCATCAAACAATTCATCGACTTTG GTCTAAATGCATGCCCCACCAAATCATACGTCTTTTTGCGCAAGGAGCTACCGGTCCGGCTGGCCAACATAATGAAGGAAATCACCCTTCTCCCGGAGAGCCTCCTGCGGATGCCTTCGGTGGGTTTGGTCAGCGCATGGTACGTGAAGAGCTTTGAAGAAGTGCTTGCATTTGAAAAAACTGAACCATCTGGTGATAATCTGGAAAA ATTCTGCCAGTCGCTGATCAAAATTCGCGAGCGACACTCGGATGTTGTTCAAACCATGGCACAAGGTATTCTTGAGCTCAAAGAATCGCGCAACGGACACATCGAACCCAGTACCGAGTTGTCGATGCAGTACTTCTTGGATCGGTTGTACATGTCTAGAATTAGCATTAGAATGCTAATCAATCAGCACA CTATTCTCTTTGGAGAAATACCACAATCTGGAAGGCATGTTGGATGCATTGACCCTCTCTGTGACCCACACATG GTAGTACGAGACGCTTACGAAAATGCACGGTTTATGTGTGACCAGTACTATTTAGCAAGTCCCGAATTAGAAGTTATAGAACACAATG ACCAGGAACACGGAAAACCAATAAAAATAGTGTATGTTCCATCGCATCTGTATCATATGTTATTTGAGTTGTTTAAAAACTCAATGCGAGCTGTTATGGAGTATCATGGAGCTCAAGATGAGATACCCCCGCTTCAAGTAACAATAGTCAAAGGCAAGGAAGACATCTGTGTGAAAATGTCGGATCGCGGCGGTGGCATTCCGAGATCCCAGGTGGGGCAGTTATTTAAATATATGTATAGCACTGCTCCTCAACCACCAAAATCCAAGTCGGATCTTCCGCTTGTTCCACTAGCTG GGTATGGCTATGGACTGCCGATATCGAGGTTGTATGCACGTTACTTCCACGGAGATTTGGCATTATTTTCATGTGAAGGTTATGGGTCCGATGCTGTGATTTACTTGAAA GCTCTTTCTGACGAAGCAAATGAATTGTTGCCAATCTTCAATAAAACAAGCTCTCGATTCTATAAGGCGACCGTGCCGACCGGAGACTGGTCCAACCAGGTAAAACCAAAGAAAGTGAAACCAATCGTTATTTAA